The proteins below are encoded in one region of Flavobacterium sp. IMCC34852:
- the topA gene encoding type I DNA topoisomerase codes for MAKNLVIVESPAKAKTIEKFLGSDYQVESSYGHIADLPSKEIGVDVENGFKPKYEVSSDKKALVTKLKGLAKNAEMVWLASDEDREGEAISWHLAEELKLDKNKTKRIVFHEITKTAIQKAIENPRGIDYNLVNAQQARRVLDRLVGYELSPVLWKKVKGGLSAGRVQSVSVRLIVEREREIQEFKAVASYSVTAEFTNEAGKVVKAKLPKNFATKKEAEDFLQKNIGSTYKVADLETKPTKKSPAAPFTTSTLQQEAARKLYLPVGITMQIAQRLYEAGLITYMRTDSVNLSQEAMAAAQAEITSYYGAEFSKPRNFNTKSKGAQEAHEAIRPTDMSRHTVNVERDQARLYELIWKRTLASQMADAELERTNVKIEANNHSEVFQATGEVIKFEGFLKVYLEGSDDDDEEQEGMLPALKVNEKLTNNNIIATERYSRPASRYTEASLVKKLEELGIGRPSTYAPTISTIINRNYVEKGNLDGVERKYVQLTLKNSKVDEKILKENTGSDKGKLVPTDIGTIVNDFLVKNFEAILDYNFTAKVEQDFDEIAEGNIDWAKMMQDFYNKFHPNVIEVEKNADRESGERILGIDPKSGKPVSVRLGKFGPMAQIGDAEDEDKQFASLRQDQNIGNITLEEALNLFLLPKNLGTYKGEEVEVSNGRFGPYVRFGKQFISLPKGEDPLDVNMERAQELINEKAKADAPIGTYQNMDVQKGVGRFGPFLKWNGIFINVNKKYNFDNLSQSDITELIEEKLQKDIDKVIHNWKEEGILVEKARWGKSVITKGKIKIELNKDIDASKLTLEQVQEMIAKKTPEKKATKKTATKKTITKKATAKKK; via the coding sequence ATGGCAAAGAATTTAGTTATCGTGGAGTCGCCGGCAAAGGCCAAAACAATCGAAAAATTTCTGGGAAGTGATTATCAGGTAGAGTCGAGTTATGGGCACATTGCCGACTTGCCGTCCAAAGAAATAGGAGTAGATGTTGAGAATGGATTTAAGCCCAAGTATGAAGTATCTTCCGATAAAAAAGCTTTGGTTACTAAACTGAAAGGATTAGCCAAAAACGCCGAAATGGTTTGGTTGGCTTCCGATGAGGACCGCGAAGGAGAAGCCATTTCTTGGCACTTGGCGGAAGAATTAAAATTAGATAAAAACAAAACCAAAAGAATTGTTTTCCACGAAATCACTAAAACAGCCATCCAAAAAGCGATTGAAAATCCACGCGGCATCGATTACAACCTAGTCAATGCCCAACAAGCCCGACGCGTTTTAGACAGATTGGTTGGTTATGAATTGTCGCCAGTGCTTTGGAAAAAAGTAAAAGGCGGTTTGTCTGCCGGTCGTGTACAATCGGTCTCGGTTAGATTAATTGTAGAACGCGAACGAGAAATCCAAGAGTTCAAAGCCGTAGCGTCTTATTCTGTTACCGCCGAATTTACTAACGAAGCCGGAAAAGTGGTGAAAGCCAAATTGCCGAAAAACTTCGCCACCAAAAAAGAAGCAGAAGACTTTTTGCAAAAAAACATTGGTTCAACCTATAAAGTAGCCGATTTAGAAACCAAACCCACCAAAAAATCACCGGCGGCACCTTTTACAACTTCTACGTTGCAACAGGAAGCAGCCCGAAAATTATATTTGCCCGTAGGCATCACTATGCAAATTGCGCAGCGTTTGTATGAAGCCGGACTCATCACTTATATGAGAACGGACAGCGTGAATTTGTCGCAAGAAGCTATGGCTGCCGCTCAAGCGGAAATCACAAGCTATTACGGAGCCGAGTTCAGCAAGCCGAGAAATTTTAATACCAAATCCAAAGGAGCCCAAGAAGCCCACGAAGCCATTCGCCCGACCGATATGTCGCGTCACACAGTGAATGTAGAAAGAGACCAAGCCCGTTTGTATGAATTGATTTGGAAAAGAACACTGGCGTCTCAAATGGCCGATGCTGAATTGGAAAGAACCAATGTGAAAATTGAAGCCAATAATCATTCGGAAGTGTTTCAAGCTACCGGGGAAGTAATCAAGTTTGAAGGGTTCTTGAAAGTATACTTAGAAGGAAGTGACGACGACGATGAAGAACAAGAAGGCATGTTGCCGGCTTTAAAGGTAAATGAAAAATTGACCAATAATAATATCATCGCCACAGAAAGATATTCGCGTCCGGCGTCAAGATATACCGAAGCTTCTTTAGTGAAGAAATTAGAAGAGCTAGGTATCGGTCGTCCGTCGACTTATGCGCCAACCATTTCTACCATTATTAATAGAAATTATGTTGAAAAAGGAAACTTAGACGGTGTAGAAAGAAAATATGTTCAGCTTACGTTGAAAAACAGTAAGGTTGATGAAAAGATTTTAAAAGAAAACACCGGCTCCGACAAAGGAAAATTGGTGCCAACCGATATCGGGACTATCGTTAATGATTTCTTGGTAAAAAATTTCGAAGCTATTTTGGATTATAATTTTACGGCCAAAGTAGAACAAGATTTTGACGAAATCGCTGAAGGCAATATCGACTGGGCCAAAATGATGCAGGATTTCTACAACAAGTTTCATCCGAACGTAATTGAAGTAGAGAAAAATGCCGACCGAGAAAGTGGCGAAAGAATTTTAGGAATTGACCCGAAATCTGGTAAACCGGTTTCAGTTCGTCTAGGAAAATTCGGCCCAATGGCTCAAATTGGTGATGCGGAAGATGAAGACAAACAATTTGCCAGTTTGCGTCAGGATCAAAACATCGGCAATATCACTTTGGAAGAAGCTTTGAATTTATTTTTGTTGCCAAAAAATCTCGGAACATACAAAGGTGAAGAAGTTGAAGTTAGCAACGGTCGTTTTGGTCCGTATGTTCGTTTCGGAAAACAATTTATCTCATTGCCCAAAGGCGAAGATCCATTAGATGTTAATATGGAACGAGCTCAGGAATTAATCAATGAGAAAGCCAAAGCCGATGCGCCAATCGGAACCTATCAGAATATGGATGTTCAAAAAGGCGTTGGGCGTTTCGGACCTTTCTTAAAATGGAACGGAATTTTTATTAATGTCAATAAGAAATACAATTTTGATAATTTATCACAATCCGATATAACTGAATTGATCGAAGAGAAATTACAAAAAGACATCGATAAAGTCATTCACAATTGGAAGGAAGAAGGAATTTTAGTGGAAAAAGCCCGTTGGGGAAAATCGGTGATTACCAAAGGCAAAATCAAAATCGAATTGAACAAAGATATTGATGCTTCGAAATTGACTTTGGAACAAGTGCAAGAAATGATTGCCAAAAAAACGCCTGAGAAGAAAGCCACCAAAAAAACGGCAACCAAAAAGACTATTACAAAAAAAGCTACCGCTAAAAAGAAATAA
- the miaB gene encoding tRNA (N6-isopentenyl adenosine(37)-C2)-methylthiotransferase MiaB has protein sequence MEKEIEEKKQGTSLVLEQKEGNTKKLFIESYGCAMNFSDSEIVASILTEQGYNTTQKLEEADLVLVNTCSIRDKAEQTVRKRLEKYNAVKRSINPGMKVGVLGCMAERLKSQFLEEEKIVDMVVGPDAYKDLPNLLKEVEEGRDAINVILSKDETYGDVSPVRLNSNGVNAFVSITRGCDNMCTFCVVPFTRGRERSREPQSIMAEIQDLWDRGFKEVCLLGQNVDSYLWYGGGLKKDFDKATEMQKATATDFAQLLEQCAIAFPKMRFRFSTSNPQDMHEEVLHVIAKYDNVCNYIHLPVQSGSTRILKEMNRQHTREEYMELIDKIKRIIPDCSISQDMIAGFPTETEEDHQDTLSLMEYVEYDFGYMFAYSERPGTLAARKMEDDVPEEVKKRRLQEIVDLQQILSEKRTKRFLGQTVEVLIEKESKKSDKHWSGRNSENVVTVFPKGDYKVGDFVMVKVSDCTTATLIGEAVGYSQMN, from the coding sequence ATGGAAAAGGAAATAGAAGAGAAAAAACAAGGCACCAGCTTGGTTTTGGAACAAAAAGAAGGCAATACAAAAAAACTATTTATAGAAAGTTATGGCTGTGCGATGAATTTTTCGGACAGTGAAATTGTAGCGTCTATTTTGACCGAACAAGGGTATAATACCACTCAGAAATTGGAAGAAGCCGACTTGGTTTTGGTGAACACTTGTTCTATCCGAGACAAAGCAGAACAAACCGTGCGCAAGCGTTTAGAGAAATACAACGCGGTTAAACGCAGTATTAATCCGGGGATGAAAGTGGGTGTTTTGGGCTGTATGGCCGAACGTTTGAAAAGCCAATTCTTAGAAGAAGAAAAAATCGTGGACATGGTCGTTGGTCCGGATGCCTATAAGGATTTACCAAACCTCCTGAAAGAAGTGGAAGAAGGTCGCGATGCGATAAACGTAATCCTTTCCAAAGACGAAACTTATGGCGATGTTTCTCCGGTGCGTTTGAACAGCAATGGTGTGAATGCTTTTGTTTCGATTACCCGTGGTTGCGACAATATGTGTACGTTTTGTGTAGTGCCGTTTACTCGCGGACGTGAGCGCAGTCGTGAACCACAGAGTATCATGGCTGAAATTCAGGATTTATGGGACAGAGGTTTTAAAGAAGTTTGTCTTTTAGGCCAAAATGTAGACAGTTACTTGTGGTATGGCGGCGGTTTGAAAAAAGATTTCGACAAAGCGACCGAAATGCAAAAAGCCACAGCGACTGATTTTGCACAACTTTTAGAGCAATGCGCTATTGCTTTCCCTAAAATGCGTTTCCGTTTTTCAACTTCGAATCCGCAGGACATGCACGAAGAAGTGTTGCATGTGATTGCCAAATACGATAATGTTTGCAACTACATTCACTTACCGGTACAAAGCGGAAGTACTCGTATCTTAAAAGAAATGAACCGTCAGCACACGCGTGAAGAATACATGGAATTAATTGACAAAATCAAACGCATTATTCCCGATTGCTCGATATCACAAGATATGATTGCCGGCTTCCCAACCGAAACAGAAGAAGACCATCAAGATACTTTGAGTTTGATGGAATATGTGGAATATGACTTTGGTTATATGTTCGCCTATTCAGAAAGACCAGGAACACTGGCAGCAAGAAAGATGGAAGATGATGTTCCGGAAGAAGTCAAGAAAAGACGTTTGCAAGAAATTGTAGACTTACAACAAATATTGAGCGAAAAGAGAACCAAACGTTTCTTAGGTCAAACTGTAGAAGTTTTGATTGAAAAAGAATCTAAAAAATCCGACAAACACTGGAGCGGCAGAAACTCAGAAAATGTAGTGACTGTTTTCCCGAAAGGCGATTACAAAGTAGGTGATTTCGTGATGGTTAAAGTAAGCGATTGTACCACGGCCACTTTGATTGGAGAAGCGGTTGGATACAGCCAAATGAATTAA
- a CDS encoding sigma-54 interaction domain-containing protein codes for MESVQNIKQRFEIIGNDPKLNRAIEKAIQVAPTDISVLVVGESGVGKESIPRIIHSLSHRKHGKYIAVNCGAIPEGTIDSELFGHEKGAFTGATNTREGYFEVADGGTIFLDEVGELPLTTQVRLLRVLENGEFIKVGSSQVQKTNVRIVAATNVNMFDAIEKGKFREDLYYRLSTVDIPLPPLRDRKDDIHLLFRKFAADFAHKYKMPPIKLSDEAIQFLQRYRWSGNIRQLRNVAEQISVLETNRDISLATLQSYLPTEGSTLPSVVGGKKSDSDFATERDILYKVLFDMKSDLNDLKKLTLELMKNGAKVQDINPSLIQKVYGAKENESEISFEETPRVNVIPTPTQAHQEEFEEDDDHNYLDAETVEEEEVLKLEQKEIELIKKSLERHKGKRKAAADELGISERTLYRKIKQFDL; via the coding sequence ATGGAATCCGTTCAAAACATAAAACAACGCTTTGAGATTATCGGGAATGACCCGAAACTTAATCGTGCCATTGAAAAAGCGATACAAGTGGCTCCAACAGATATTTCGGTATTGGTTGTGGGTGAAAGTGGTGTTGGTAAAGAAAGTATTCCGAGAATTATCCATTCGCTATCCCATAGAAAACACGGCAAATACATTGCTGTTAACTGTGGCGCCATTCCCGAAGGAACGATTGACAGTGAATTATTCGGCCACGAAAAAGGCGCTTTTACCGGTGCGACCAATACCCGTGAAGGCTATTTTGAAGTGGCAGACGGCGGAACCATTTTCTTGGACGAAGTGGGCGAATTGCCACTGACAACTCAAGTTCGTTTGTTGCGTGTTTTAGAAAATGGGGAATTTATCAAAGTCGGTTCTTCACAAGTACAAAAAACCAATGTGCGAATTGTAGCCGCGACGAATGTGAATATGTTTGACGCCATTGAAAAAGGAAAATTCCGTGAGGATTTGTATTACAGATTAAGTACCGTTGATATTCCGTTGCCTCCGTTGCGCGACAGAAAAGACGATATTCATTTGTTGTTCCGAAAATTCGCCGCCGATTTTGCCCATAAATATAAAATGCCACCGATTAAACTAAGCGACGAGGCTATTCAGTTTTTACAACGCTATCGATGGAGCGGCAACATCCGTCAGTTGCGCAATGTGGCTGAGCAAATTTCCGTTTTAGAAACCAATCGCGACATTTCGTTAGCGACTTTACAATCCTATCTTCCGACCGAAGGCAGCACATTGCCATCAGTGGTAGGCGGAAAGAAATCCGACAGTGATTTTGCAACGGAAAGAGATATACTATACAAAGTACTTTTCGATATGAAAAGCGATTTGAACGATTTGAAAAAACTGACTTTGGAACTGATGAAAAACGGCGCCAAAGTGCAGGATATCAATCCGAGTTTGATTCAAAAAGTCTATGGTGCTAAAGAAAACGAAAGCGAAATTTCGTTTGAAGAAACGCCGAGAGTTAATGTAATTCCGACACCAACTCAAGCACACCAAGAGGAATTTGAAGAGGATGACGATCACAATTATTTAGATGCCGAAACCGTAGAAGAGGAAGAAGTATTGAAATTGGAGCAAAAAGAAATTGAACTCATCAAAAAATCATTGGAACGCCACAAAGGCAAACGAAAAGCCGCCGCAGATGAACTAGGAATTTCTGAGAGAACTCTGTACCGAAAAATTAAACAATTTGACTTGTAA
- a CDS encoding LptE family protein gives MKNTKYILLLLIAFSFNSCSHYNFTGTGKIDAKTFQVNYFQNNAELVEPGIERTFTLRLQDLIQNQTNLNLTNSNGDLMYEGEITDYRITPMTATADQKAAQNRLTIAVNVRFTNKNKEADNFEKRFSFFYDYSGQNQLVGSQLTEALDVIFERITQDVFNESLAKW, from the coding sequence ATGAAAAACACAAAATACATTTTACTTTTATTAATTGCTTTCAGCTTCAACAGTTGTTCACACTACAATTTCACTGGAACGGGGAAGATTGACGCCAAAACGTTTCAAGTAAATTATTTTCAAAACAATGCCGAATTGGTAGAACCGGGAATCGAAAGAACATTCACCTTGCGTTTGCAGGATTTGATTCAGAACCAAACCAATTTGAATTTGACGAATTCCAACGGCGACTTGATGTATGAAGGAGAAATCACCGATTACCGAATCACTCCAATGACTGCGACTGCTGATCAAAAAGCAGCCCAAAACCGTTTGACTATTGCTGTCAATGTAAGGTTTACCAATAAAAACAAAGAAGCGGATAATTTTGAGAAAAGATTTTCGTTTTTTTACGATTACAGCGGTCAAAATCAATTAGTAGGTTCGCAATTAACCGAAGCTTTAGACGTAATATTTGAACGAATTACCCAGGACGTTTTTAATGAATCCTTGGCCAAATGGTAG
- a CDS encoding tetratricopeptide repeat protein: MNLTDYTYLLNKPEAINDRYAETLDNVLSAFPYFQSARVLKLKHLYNQDSFNYNYALKVSAAYTTDRSILFDFITSDSFVSVQKGLYEKKLEELLNMNVVGMEEVVVEYKPLPVDPLEQSILTSIKEAATSEEQKAEEKLGVGKPLEFSKDEKHSFQEWLQLSRFKPIIREEKTANINPVEAEKKKKLELIDKFIENNPKITPIAKDAVVPTIEPIAEDSSYLMTETLARVYLEQKKYSKAIQAYEILILKYPEKSSFFADRISDIKILQQNNN; this comes from the coding sequence ATGAATTTAACCGATTACACCTACTTACTCAACAAACCCGAAGCCATCAACGATAGGTATGCGGAAACCTTAGACAATGTACTGAGTGCTTTCCCCTATTTTCAAAGTGCGCGCGTGTTGAAGTTGAAACATTTGTACAATCAGGACAGCTTTAATTATAATTACGCATTGAAAGTTTCAGCAGCCTACACTACAGACAGAAGTATTTTATTCGACTTTATTACTTCCGATTCGTTTGTTTCAGTGCAAAAAGGTTTGTATGAAAAGAAATTGGAAGAGTTATTGAACATGAATGTAGTAGGTATGGAAGAAGTTGTGGTGGAATACAAACCGCTTCCGGTTGATCCATTGGAACAATCCATTTTGACCTCTATCAAAGAAGCCGCGACTTCTGAAGAACAAAAAGCAGAAGAAAAATTGGGTGTGGGCAAACCTTTAGAATTTTCTAAAGACGAAAAACACTCTTTCCAGGAATGGTTGCAATTGTCTCGATTTAAACCAATCATACGAGAAGAAAAGACAGCAAACATCAACCCTGTTGAAGCAGAAAAAAAGAAAAAGCTGGAATTAATCGATAAATTTATCGAGAACAATCCGAAGATTACCCCTATCGCCAAAGATGCGGTAGTGCCAACAATAGAGCCGATTGCCGAAGACAGTTCGTATTTAATGACAGAAACTTTAGCACGAGTTTATTTGGAACAAAAAAAATATTCTAAAGCAATACAAGCTTATGAAATATTAATTTTGAAATATCCGGAAAAAAGTAGTTTCTTTGCAGACCGAATTTCGGATATAAAAATTTTACAACAGAATAACAATTAA
- the secG gene encoding preprotein translocase subunit SecG translates to MFTIFLALITLVCFLLIIAVMVQNPKGGGLSSSLGGSQMLGGVQKTTDFLDKSTWFLATTLIVLILLSSISFPSMVGQSDSKVIDQTEIAPKTAAPTTPATTTPAAPTEEKK, encoded by the coding sequence ATGTTTACTATTTTTTTAGCATTAATCACTTTAGTTTGTTTCCTATTAATCATTGCCGTTATGGTGCAAAATCCTAAAGGAGGCGGTTTATCTTCTTCATTGGGCGGATCTCAAATGTTAGGCGGTGTTCAGAAAACCACTGACTTTTTAGACAAAAGCACTTGGTTTTTAGCCACAACCTTAATCGTTTTGATTTTGTTATCAAGCATTAGTTTTCCTAGTATGGTTGGACAATCAGATTCAAAAGTAATTGACCAAACAGAAATTGCTCCGAAAACAGCTGCTCCGACTACCCCGGCTACAACTACTCCGGCTGCTCCGACAGAAGAAAAAAAATAA
- a CDS encoding co-chaperone GroES has protein sequence MALNIKPLSDRVIVEPAAAETQTASGIIIPDTAKEKPQKGKVVAVGNGKKDEPLTVKVGDTVLYGKYAGTDLKFDGKDYLIMREDDILAII, from the coding sequence ATGGCATTAAACATTAAACCTCTTTCAGACAGAGTGATTGTGGAACCGGCTGCCGCTGAGACGCAAACGGCTTCCGGAATTATTATTCCCGATACGGCAAAAGAAAAACCGCAAAAAGGAAAAGTGGTAGCCGTAGGAAACGGTAAAAAAGATGAGCCTTTAACGGTTAAAGTCGGTGATACTGTTTTATACGGAAAATATGCCGGAACCGATTTAAAGTTCGATGGCAAAGATTATTTAATCATGCGCGAGGACGATATCCTTGCAATTATCTAA
- the groL gene encoding chaperonin GroEL (60 kDa chaperone family; promotes refolding of misfolded polypeptides especially under stressful conditions; forms two stacked rings of heptamers to form a barrel-shaped 14mer; ends can be capped by GroES; misfolded proteins enter the barrel where they are refolded when GroES binds), producing the protein MAKDIKFDIEARDGLKRGVDALANAVKVTLGPKGRNVIISKSFGGPTVTKDGVSVAKEVELKDALENMGAQMVKEVASKTNDLAGDGTTTATVLAQAIVKEGLKNVAAGANPMDLKRGIDKAVEAIVADLGKQAQVVGSDSEKIKQIASISANNDEVIGELIATAFAKVGKEGVITVEEAKGTDTYVDVVEGMQFDRGYLSPYFVTNPEKMEVELERPYILLYDKKVSSLKELLPVLEPVAQSGKPLLIIAEDVDGEALSTLVVNKLRGALKIAAVKAPGFGDRRKAMLEDIAILTGGTVIAEESGYTLENATLEMLGTAEKVTIDKDNTTVVNGAGNADMIKNRVNQIKAQMETTTSDYDKEKLQERLAKLAGGVAVLYVGAASEVEMKEKKDRVDDALHATRAAVEEGIVAGGGVALLRAKSVLTDLKSQNADEATGIQIVSRAVESPLRTIVENAGLEGSVVVAKVSEGKDNFGYNAKTDEYVDMLKAGIIDPKKVTRVALENAASVAGMILTTECALVEIKEENAGGGMPMGGGMPGMM; encoded by the coding sequence ATGGCAAAAGATATAAAATTCGACATTGAAGCACGCGACGGTTTAAAACGTGGTGTTGATGCCTTAGCGAATGCAGTAAAAGTGACTTTAGGACCCAAAGGAAGAAACGTAATCATCTCCAAATCATTTGGCGGACCAACCGTAACCAAAGACGGTGTTTCGGTAGCTAAAGAAGTGGAATTGAAAGACGCTCTTGAGAACATGGGTGCGCAGATGGTGAAAGAAGTAGCTTCTAAAACCAATGATTTAGCCGGAGACGGAACAACCACTGCAACGGTTTTGGCGCAAGCCATCGTTAAAGAAGGGTTGAAAAACGTAGCCGCCGGAGCCAATCCAATGGACTTAAAACGCGGTATCGACAAAGCAGTTGAAGCCATTGTAGCTGACCTTGGCAAACAAGCACAAGTAGTCGGAAGCGATTCTGAAAAAATCAAACAAATCGCCTCTATTTCGGCAAATAATGACGAAGTAATTGGAGAATTAATCGCTACGGCTTTTGCCAAAGTAGGCAAAGAAGGTGTAATCACAGTTGAAGAAGCCAAAGGAACCGACACTTATGTTGATGTTGTTGAAGGAATGCAATTTGACAGAGGGTATTTGTCTCCGTATTTTGTAACCAATCCTGAAAAAATGGAGGTTGAATTAGAAAGACCATACATTTTGTTATACGACAAAAAAGTATCTTCTTTAAAAGAATTACTACCAGTTTTAGAACCGGTAGCCCAATCCGGAAAACCATTATTGATTATTGCAGAAGATGTTGACGGGGAAGCTTTATCTACTTTGGTAGTAAACAAACTGCGCGGTGCTTTGAAAATCGCTGCGGTAAAAGCGCCGGGATTCGGTGACAGAAGAAAAGCCATGTTGGAAGACATCGCCATCTTAACCGGAGGAACCGTAATCGCGGAAGAAAGCGGTTATACTTTAGAGAATGCTACTTTAGAAATGTTAGGAACAGCCGAAAAAGTAACGATTGACAAAGACAATACTACTGTAGTTAACGGTGCCGGAAATGCAGACATGATTAAAAATCGTGTGAACCAAATCAAAGCCCAAATGGAAACTACTACTTCCGACTACGACAAAGAAAAGTTACAAGAACGCTTGGCTAAATTGGCCGGTGGTGTTGCCGTACTTTATGTTGGTGCAGCTTCTGAAGTAGAAATGAAAGAGAAAAAAGACCGTGTAGACGATGCTTTACACGCTACCAGAGCAGCTGTAGAAGAAGGAATTGTTGCCGGCGGAGGTGTAGCACTTTTAAGAGCTAAAAGTGTATTAACCGACCTAAAATCTCAAAATGCGGATGAAGCAACCGGAATTCAAATCGTTTCTCGCGCTGTAGAATCTCCATTGAGAACCATTGTTGAAAATGCAGGTTTAGAAGGTTCTGTTGTGGTAGCAAAAGTATCCGAAGGAAAAGACAATTTCGGCTACAATGCCAAAACCGACGAATACGTTGACATGCTCAAAGCCGGAATCATCGACCCTAAAAAAGTAACCCGTGTAGCACTGGAAAATGCGGCTTCGGTTGCCGGAATGATTTTAACTACCGAATGTGCTTTGGTGGAAATCAAAGAAGAAAACGCCGGTGGCGGAATGCCAATGGGTGGCGGAATGCCGGGAATGATGTAA
- a CDS encoding DedA family protein, producing MSDFDWMQLLNPEFYITMTLGGVKVGLWIVLFIVFAETGLFAGFFLPGDSLLFLAGIYSRDLVENFTFIESDLVNVTLLAVLVAVAGIIGNMVGYWFGSKSGYYLYKKEDSFWWKKKYLIQSKDFFERYGGKAIIFARFLPIVRTFAPIVAGIVTMDKKKFMFYNVVSSFLWSFILIFSGHYLYGFFLKGGFFGEKIDLKEHIEKIVIAIILISTFPVFLKMIKKHPKEETQE from the coding sequence ATGAGTGATTTTGATTGGATGCAGTTGCTAAATCCGGAGTTTTACATAACCATGACACTTGGTGGTGTAAAAGTTGGACTTTGGATTGTATTGTTTATTGTATTTGCCGAAACCGGTTTATTTGCAGGTTTCTTTTTGCCTGGTGACAGTTTGTTATTTTTGGCCGGAATTTACAGCCGTGATTTAGTAGAGAATTTTACTTTTATAGAAAGCGATTTAGTTAATGTAACTTTATTAGCGGTTTTGGTAGCGGTAGCCGGAATAATAGGAAATATGGTTGGCTATTGGTTTGGTTCTAAAAGCGGCTATTATTTATACAAAAAAGAAGATAGTTTTTGGTGGAAGAAAAAGTACTTAATTCAATCCAAAGATTTTTTTGAACGATATGGCGGAAAGGCCATCATTTTTGCCCGTTTTTTACCTATTGTAAGAACCTTTGCGCCCATCGTGGCCGGCATTGTAACCATGGACAAAAAGAAATTTATGTTCTACAATGTGGTTAGTTCTTTCCTTTGGTCATTTATCTTAATTTTTTCGGGGCATTATTTATATGGATTTTTCCTCAAGGGTGGTTTCTTTGGGGAGAAAATAGACCTAAAAGAACATATCGAGAAGATTGTAATTGCCATCATTCTGATTTCAACTTTTCCGGTCTTTCTTAAAATGATTAAGAAGCATCCTAAAGAAGAAACCCAAGAATAA
- a CDS encoding DUF2490 domain-containing protein, giving the protein MKIIFAFISLTFFSIGFAQKTNQDQRVWMAYVGQYKASPNWGYHMEAQFRMDNQLEQNLQNLFRVGVVYHLSESKNITAGYALVNTYSASVDDYFKENRLWEQYQVTTKWSKDVLINRFRLEQRWVEQFALSESNQFTSATEYQNRFRVLNRFLWHLAQLKSEKESIYLVVQNELFATMGQNPVNSKLIDQNRFLVGFGLNYSNTIRLELGYLNHYITSSTGSDLMNHTVSISLFHNIVL; this is encoded by the coding sequence TTGAAAATAATATTTGCGTTTATCAGTCTTACTTTTTTTTCTATAGGATTTGCACAAAAAACCAATCAAGACCAAAGGGTTTGGATGGCTTATGTTGGTCAGTACAAAGCTTCTCCTAATTGGGGTTATCACATGGAAGCCCAGTTTAGAATGGACAATCAATTGGAACAAAATCTTCAAAACTTGTTTCGTGTTGGGGTTGTTTATCATCTGTCTGAATCTAAAAATATCACCGCCGGTTATGCTTTGGTAAATACTTACAGTGCTTCGGTTGATGATTATTTTAAAGAGAATAGGCTTTGGGAACAATACCAAGTCACTACCAAATGGTCAAAAGATGTTTTGATTAACCGATTTCGTTTGGAGCAACGTTGGGTAGAACAGTTTGCTCTTTCAGAATCTAACCAATTTACATCGGCCACGGAGTATCAGAATCGATTTCGGGTTTTGAATAGGTTTTTGTGGCATTTGGCGCAGTTAAAGTCAGAGAAAGAATCGATTTATCTGGTTGTTCAAAATGAACTTTTTGCAACTATGGGTCAAAATCCGGTGAACTCAAAACTCATTGACCAAAATCGATTTTTAGTTGGATTCGGACTCAATTACAGCAATACGATTCGGTTAGAGTTGGGCTACTTAAATCATTACATTACGTCTTCAACCGGTTCAGATTTAATGAATCACACCGTTTCGATTTCTCTGTTTCACAATATCGTGTTATAA